One Clupea harengus chromosome 3, Ch_v2.0.2, whole genome shotgun sequence DNA window includes the following coding sequences:
- the LOC105902371 gene encoding LOW QUALITY PROTEIN: uncharacterized protein LOC105902371 (The sequence of the model RefSeq protein was modified relative to this genomic sequence to represent the inferred CDS: deleted 1 base in 1 codon) translates to MTAIVYTMAKERFGTEEKKGSSKAPGKRTNRRAREITQLRREIKTLNKQYKQASSKEKEGIKDLTTELRGQLRRLRRAERSLRLRKEKEVKRAQFIKDPYRFTKTLLGEARSGRLTSPKEAVEEFLKESHSDTLRGQALDVHPRIGRSETPEEELDTKEPTWREVHDIVQKDRSSSAPGPSSIPYKVYKRCPMLLRRLWNLLRRIWTKGITPTSWKRAEGCFVPKEMDSSEIGQFRTISLLSVECKIFFSVLARRLTMYMVKNKYVDTSIQKGGIPGSPGCLEHTSILSQLIREAKESKGDLTVVWLDLANAYGSIPHNLINTAMEHYHIPQHIRRMITTYFSGFKLRFQTTQFTTQWQDLEKGIVTGCTISPIWFIMGMNLLITAAVKESRGPIMESGIRQPPLRGFMDDLTITTATHVQTRWILKALDDVATWARMKLKPKKSRSMVIRNGKVTNRFQLQVQGEVIPRIEENPIKCLGKWYDSSLKDKGSVSRTKKQAKEWLKKIESSGLPGKFKTWLFQHGLLPRLLWLLKIYEIPMTAVEGIERKVNKHLRKWLGIPPSFTLVGLYIRSGQLQLSVSSVVEEFKVAKCRIVMMLRDSTDEMVRGAGVTTRSGRKWAAATQVEQAESLLKLKDIIGNPCTGRQGLGSTHFQQWTKADPRQRRVMVQAEVRQLEEEGRWSRAVELGLQGAWTKWELPKRKITWPELWRLEPFRISFLLRSVYDTLSTPTNMYRWGMREDPQCRLCGERGTMAHILAGCKTALSQGRYRWRHDKVLRVLADILEQERQKKHQPQSRPTPSIQFIREGEKPSSSKKTKKALVQTAPSWEMRVDLGRKLHFPQVVQTSLRPDMVIWSEEAKKIILIELTVPWEEGCGEAYERKATKYQDLVQQCRDKGWQAWLFPVEVGCRGFPAQSVWNTLTALGINGRERKTAVRRLGEAAERASCWLWNRREERSWGPGEDGQ, encoded by the exons TGTCTACACCATGGCCAAAGAGCGCTTTGGCactgaggagaagaaaggaagcagCAAGGCCCCCGGAAAACGGACCAACCGAAGGGCAAGAGAGATTACGCAGTTGAGAAGGGAAATCAAGACTCTTAACAAGCAATACAAACAGGCTAGTTCCAAAGAGAAGGAGGGCATAAAAGACCTGACCACTGAACTTCGAGGGCAACTGCGCAGACTAAGAAGGGCTGAGAGGTCTCTGAGactgagaaaagagaaggaggtcAAGCGTGCTCAGTTCATCAAGGACCCATACAGGTTCACCAAAACCTTGTTGGGTGAAGCAAGATCTGGGAGACTGACCAGCCCTAAAGAAGCTGTGGAAGAATTCCTTAAAGAAAGCCACAGTGACACTCTTAGAGGCCAAGCCTTGGACGTACACCCAAGGATTGGAAGGAGTGAAACCCCGGAGGAAGAGCTTGACACCAAAGAGCCAACATGGAGAGAAGTCCATGACATTGTACAGAAAGACCGGTCATCATCTGCCCCAGGTCCTAGCTCTATACCCTACAAGGTATACAAGAGATGCCCAATGCTTCTGCGCAGGCTATGGAACCTGTTGCGGAGGATATGGACAAAGGGCATAACTCCAACATCTTGGAAGAGAGCAGAAGGGTGCTTTGTACCAAAGGAAATGGACTCCTCTGAAATAGGGCAATTCCGAACCATTTCTCTCCTGAGCGTCGAATGCAAGATATTCTTCTCAGTCCTGGCACGGAGGCTGACCATGTACATGGTGAAGAACAAGTACGTCGACACATCAATCCAGAAAGGCGGCATCCCAGGCTCCCCTGGATGTTTGGAGCACACAAGCATCCTAAGCCAGCTGATCCGTGAGGCcaaagagagcaaaggagaccTAACAGTCGTCTGGCTCGACTTGGCCAATGCATATGGATCAATTCCTCACAACCTCATCAACACAGCAATGGAGCATTACCATATCCCCCAACACATCAGGAGAATGATCACCACCTACTTCAGTGGATTCAAGTTACGGTTCCAGACCACCCAGTTTACAACCCAGTGGCAGGACCTAGAAAAGGGGATCGTAACGGGCTGCACCATCTCCCCCATCTGGTTCATTATGGGAATGAACCTACTCATTACAGCGGCAGTGAAGGAATCCAGAGGGCCAATAATGGAGTCTGGCATTCGCCAACCTCCACTGAGAGGCTTTATGGATGACCTCACCATCACAACGGCAACCCATGTGCAAACAAGGTGGATCCTGAAGGCACTCGACGACGTGGCAACTTGGGCTCGAATGAAGCTCAAGCCAAAGAAGTCAAGAAGCATGGTGATCAGGAATGGTAAGGTTACAAACAGGTTCCAGCTTCAAGTCCAGGGGGAAGTCATACCACGGATTGAGGAGAACCCAATAAAATGCCTGGGCAAGTGGTACGATTCATCTCTCAAGGACAAAGGCAGTGTTTCAAGGACCAAGAAGCAGGCAAAAGAGTGGCTTAAAAAGATAGAGAGCTCAGGCCTACCAGGCAAGTTCAAGACCTGGCTGTTCCAGCATGGCCTGCTACCAAGACTCCTGTGGCTCCTGAAGATTTACGAGATACCTATGACAGCGGTTGAAGGGATCGAGAGGAAAGTCAACAAACATCTCCGCAAGTGGCTTGGTATTCCACCAAGCTTCACGTTAGTAGGGCTCTACATCAGGTCGGGACAGCTACAGCTC TCGGTATCATCGGTGGTTGAGGAGTTCAAGGTGGCAAAGTGCAGGATTGTGATGATGCTCAGAGATTCCACCGACGAGATGGTTAGAGGTGCAGGCGTCACCACAAGATCTGGGCGCAAATGGGCAGCAGCCACACAAGTGGAACAGGCAGAAAGCCTGCTGAAGTTGAAGGACATCATCGGGAACCCGTGCACTGGGCGGCAGGGACTAGGGTCCACCCATTTCCAACAATGGACCAAAGCCGACCCAAGGCAGAGGAGAGTCATGGTCCAAGCCGAGGTCCGGCAgctagaggaggaggggagatggtCTAGGGCTGTGGAGCTTGGTTTACAAGGAGCCTGGACGAAGTGGGAACTACCAAAGCGTAAGATCACCTGGCCCGAACTCTGGAGACTGGAGCCTTTCCGAATCTCATTCCTGCTCCGCTCAGTGTACGACACCCTTTCAACACCAACAAACATGTACAGGTGGGGAATGAGGGAGGACCCACAGTGCAGGTtatgtggggagagaggaacaatggCGCATATACTGGCAGGATGCAAGACTGCTCTTAGCCAGGGGAGATACCGGTGGCGCCACGACAAGGTCCTCAGAGTACTAGCCGACATCTtggagcaggagagacagaaaaagcacCAGCCTCAATCGAGACCAACACCATCCATCCAGTTcatcagggagggggagaaaccaTCATCCTCCAAGAAGACCAAGAAGGCCCTAGTGCAGACAGCACCATCATGGGAGATGAGGGTAGACCTGGGAAGGAAACTACACTTTCCCCAGGTCGTCCAAACTTCCCTGAGGCCTGACATGGTCATTTGGTCAGAAGAGGCCAAGAAGATCATCCTGATCGAACTGACTGTCCCGTGGGAAGAAGGATGCGGTGAAGCCTACGAGAGGAAAGCCACCAAGTACCAGGACCTTGTCCAACAATGCAGGGACAAGGGATGGCAGGCCTGGCTATTCCCAGTGGAGGTCGGATGCAGGGGCTTCCCGGCACAGTCTGTGTGGAATACACTCACAGCTCTGGGAAtaaatggaagagagaggaagacagctgtccGTAGGTTGGGGGAAGCCGCAGAGAGAGCTTCTTGCTGGCTCTGGaataggagggaggagagaagctggggaccaggagaagatgggcagtGA